Genomic segment of Rattus norvegicus strain BN/NHsdMcwi chromosome 7, GRCr8, whole genome shotgun sequence:
TTGGCTTTGAGTATCTTCCTCCATTGCTCTTTTCCCCCTTCTTTGAAACAGGCTCTCTcccctgaatctggagctcactgattggctgagTTGGTGGCCAATGAGTTCCAGGTACCCATCTACCTCTGTCACTGCTGTCCCTACCCCACTCCCACTGCTGGGGTTACTGGTGACTGTTGCCACACCCAGCTGTTACATGGAGACTGGGAGTCCAAACTCAGCCCCTCAAGCTTGCACAACAAaccccttacccactgagccatatccccaggcccccccaaaaaattattttaaagcaatttttatatacatttaattttacCACTTACTAAAGACTAAGGCAAATCTGCATACTAATGAGACGGGTGTGCTAATTTTTACATAAAAGCTAAATCTTGGCCCAGTATTTGGTACGGCAGGATGTGTCTCAGCGCTTCTCAGAGTTGATCGATGTTTTGATTCTATAATCGCCAATGCTGGTGCAACACAGTAGAAGTGTATTTAAGGCCACTTTGGAAAATGTTGGATCTAACATTTTAGATCTAATCTGTTCTAATCTCAAGCCAAAATTCATTTAATGATGttttatgagactataatcagaaAACTCAAAACACGATTTTTAAAACCAAACATTCTATCACAACACCACCCAAAAAAACCATATTAATTTGATCTATGTTGAGGGATGACAGTAGAGGAAAATAACATTTGTTTTCAATAATGGAGTCATTACGCTTCtacaatagaagaaaactttgtgTGTACAGCGCACACACCGAACTTCATTATATACCAAAAGAAAGTCTTGAATCTGAACTGGTGTTTCAGGCCATAGAGGGCACAGTGCAAAACGGAAGAAAGTGGAGGTGTTGGGTGTTCAGAACCAAGGCCTAAGTGAAACCCTAAGATGCTACCCAGGCGAACACGGCCAGACACACTTCAGGTTCCTTAGAGCTTTGATTTTGAATATTTCCGAAGGTTAAGCATTCAGGAGACTTTTACTGTTGCCCATTTTTTATGAACCATCACCTTCAGTCACATGACCCCATTGgtgtctgtggtggtttaaatgggAATGACTCTTAGAGATTCATATGTTAGAAAGCATGtttcaccagggagtggcactattagtaggtatggccttattagaagtgtatcactgggggtgggctttgaggtttcaagaacCCCTGGCTCTTTGtctaacaccatgtctgcctgtatccCCACTATGATGATATTAAGCCATCTCCAGTCACacagtttcctttataagaattgccgtggccatgatatctcttcacagcaatagaaaccctaagacggGTTCCTAACCCACACTTCCAGAAGCTCGTGTGTAGACGCCACCTAACACTGCTTGAGCGCTCACTGCGTTCAGGGTACTGCACAAGGTTTTTGCACTCAGTGTCGACCGTGGTCATCCCAACACTCAAGGGCAACACCCAAGACAAGGGCTGTAATTCTCGCTTCGGTGAGGAAGAAGTCACCTCGGTGATTATTGTGGTGGTTCGAATGAAAATGGCTCTTATAGGCTCATAAGCAACAGCACTgttgggaagtgtggccttgttggaataggggTGGCTTTGTTGGACAgagtgtgtcactgaggatggGCTTAGAGGCTTCAAATGATCAAGCCAAAAGCTGCCTACAGATCTGGATGTagcactctctgcttcctctccaaCAGCACCAGATCTGCACATTGGATGCCACACCTCCAgctctgaacctctgaaactgtaagccagctccccagtgaaatgttttcctgtgtaagagttgccatggtcatggtgtctcttcacagcaatggaatctTAAGGCATGGAGGTGACTGGCAGTACCAAACAGTGGGTAGTGGAGAGCTGGCAGGTTATTCAGCCCCAAACAGCATCACTGGGGCCCCACCCCAAGCTGCCGTAAAAGGGAAGCATGTCAACTTTGAGACTTCCTCCAGGTACCTGTGAGCATAGAAGGAACCATCTAAAGTCTGGGCCTAGAACCACCACTACTGTCTGGGTCAATCACAAGCTCACAACTTCACACAGCTGCCATGTTAGGTCTTCTCTTCGGAGAACCATGGACTGACAGATTTGTGgctgaagaaaacaaaagccataTAATTAGGAaacctaccagagcttccagggactaagccactacctaaagactatacatggactgaccctggactctgaccccataggtagcaatgaatatcctagtaagagcaccagtggaaggggaagccctgggtcctgctaagactgaacccccagtgaactagtctatggggggagggcggcaatggggggagggttgggaggggaacacccataaggaaggggaggggggagggggatgtttgcccggataccgggaaagggaataacactcgaaatgtatataagaaatactcaagttaatagaaaaaaaaaagaaagaaaccttcgGCACCGTCCCTGGCTTCCTAGAGTTCTTGGGGTGCGTAATCGGCAGTTGGCTTGGCTGAGCGCTTCTTGGCGATGTTGCTCAGCTCTGAGACGGTGGTGTCCCCGGCGGCTCCCGCTCTGAGTTTCACAACATCTGCTACCATCTGTGATGGCTACCTCTGAAATTTCTCTCCCTGCTAAGCAGCCAGAATGTATCCCTGCCAGGCCTTTAACTTGACTCAAGCAGTTAACGGGAACGAGCTTCAGCCATGTTAACAGCTGCTTGGGTGGCGGTTACTCTACTCTAGCTGAGGCCCTGGGAATTGGGCGTGTCTCCCACCCCTGCTCTGCTTAAAAATAAGCGACAAAGATCACGAAAGCGAGTAACACTGTGCCTTGATCATGTGACGGGTCAGGGGCTCCTTCAGCTGAGGGAACCGTCAAAGGCCTGGACCCTTCTCTGAGTCTCTAACCGTCCCTGCCACAGTCATGGTGGGACCTAGCTTTCCATCAAAGCTGTCCCCTCTCCACGTTGTCTTgatttctcttctgtcttcaaAGTCCCCTTGTGCTTTGAAGTCAAATCCCAAAGCTAAAgacctacacaccacacacacacacatacacacacacacacacacacacacacacacacacactctcactcacaatAGAAAGTGTCAGTAAGACGACTTCTTGCTATGCTTACTGTTTCCCCCTTGTAAGCAAGACACAGTCACCTCAGAAAGTCAGTAACATCCCTGTGAGGAAACAAAAGCCACCCATGGGGTCACTCAGCAAGCAGCTATCCTCAAAGGAAAAGCTGGGAGGGCACAGGAAGGGGCTGTCTCTCTACGTGTGCCTGAGCATGACCAGCTGCAAAGGCTCTTCATGGTGTCCAGGTCAGTGGCATCCAGGAGCTGGCTCAGTGCTTGACCTCAGAGGGGGTGCACCTTGGAAGGGGATGCCTAGCCTAGCTGGAGGCCGTTTGTCAGGCTTCCTCAGAGGACCCTGGCTCCTGGGAACAGATGAACTTCCCAGCTGGGCATCTGCATACATCGAATGGAAACAACCTTTGCTCTTGCCAAGGCCTTTGGTCAGAAGTTAGTGTGAACCAGTGTCTCAGGAATGTGTGTCACCTGATACAGTAAATCCTGTCTCAACTATAGTCTGGCCTAGAGTGAGTGAGGGTGTGGGGCGGGTGGGGGAGTTGAGCAGTGAGAACAAAGGTGACCCTCCTGTCCGCCAAGCAGGTGTCCTGGTTGGTTTGTGACAACTTGACACAGACCTAGGAGTATCTGGGAAGAGGGCATCTTAAGAAAAAGCCCCCATGATACTGTCCTATAGGCAAGTATGTGGAACATATTCTCAAtcaatgactgatgtgggagagcccagcccatgcTGGGCCGTGCCACCCGTGGCTGGCATCCTGGGTTAtgaagaaagcagactgagcaagccatggggagcaagccagaaagcagcactcctccatggcctccgctTCAGTTctcacctccaggttcctgccctgagttctgattgcgacttccttcagtgatggactgtggtacagaagtgtaagcaaaataaagCCTCCCTCGCCCAAGTTGCTTGTGGCCTGGtagcttatcacagcaatagaaactgtaGTGAAGAAGCAGGCCAGCTGGGCAGGTGCAGCAAGCACCTTGCCTCACTAGGGGTTATGACTGGGCAAGGTGGCAGGGGCCGGGAGGCCCAGGGTCAGGGCACAGAGGTAGCTCGCTGGGCCTCAGGAGAGCCAGCAGGGAGACTGCTGTGTCTGCGTTcagggttggagggagggcgACAGCATCCTGCAGACGGGTTACTCACCTCTGACTCAGAGCCAGGTGTCCATTGGCATGCTATTGTCTTCGAGCACATCCTTTCTCCTCTCCAAACAAAACCACTCCAGATCACACACGGCCTGATGGGCTGTTTCTGAAATATTCCTATGGGGCAAGACTCTGATCAGCATTGCCTGAGTGGCTGGGTGGGAAactaaactggaaaaaaaaagggggggagacCCCAGGAAGTTCATTTCTCCTGAAAGAACAACAccactcctccctttcctcccattcctcctccccctcctcttctctctcctctgcctccccctcttcctccctctccctcctctccctcctcccatttctcctcccctcctcccatttctccttcccctcctcccttccctcactAACCACTTTTCTCCCCTTCACTACCAAGTTTATTAATGAAATAACTCCTACCCTCCACCTCTGGATTCCTTAATCCACtgaacaccccacccccacccccacccccacagcaggGCCCTAACCCTCTCCTAGTGCATCCCTCAGGCCAGAGGTGGCACTCATGGTTCCACTATCTGCTTGGCAGCTAcattgcaagcaccttcagctgaAGGGCTTCACTGCCGATGGGCATTTGCATGGGTACCACGGATCCTAACTCAAGGCTATATGtctgcatgaggacctgagttcaaatccccagcacctatgtgaAGAGACAGGCTTGGTGCACCTATAACCCTGGCACTGTGGGAGTGGAGACAAAGGATCCCTGAGGCCTGCTCCCTGCCAGCCTAGCTGGaagtcaatgagagaccctgactcagaggAATGAGATGGATTTTGATAGAGCAGCATACtgaacatcctcttctgacctctgcatacacacacacacatgcgcacacacacacacacacacacacgcatgcacacacgcacgcacaccccAAGCAGATGTCTTACTGACCCCAGAGCCCTTTCAGATTTCCCTGGTTGTCCTAACAGCACCCCTCTGCAGGAAAAGGAAGCTGCTCAGAATTTCAGCTATCCTTACTTCTCTCTGGTCAGTTCCCCCACTCTTTCCTTGATGGCCATGACTGCATTTTCAAAGAGTTTAGGCCAGTCCCCTTGTATCAGGTTCTTCGGTCTGATGTTTCCTTGTGTTGTCTATCTTTGGTCAGAATCGTGGAAGTGACTCCGTGTTCTCACTGCTTCCTCTCTGGTGGGGCAGTTTCTCTCTGTCCCATTGCCGATGGTCTTACTTTTCTCATTCAGGTAAGACCCTAAGTATCTTAGGAAAGGAGCTCTGGACCGGCATTTCCCCTCCTCTAAGTTCATTTGTGTTTATTTGGGTCAACATGGAGGCACGCACAGACTCATCCCAGCAGTCTTTAGTGAGCTTTTGGCATGTCGCCATTATACCTTAAGCCACATCACCTTGCCTTTTGACACAAGATACTCCACACCCATGCACTTCCCTTACCCTACACCTAAGCTGTCCTTCTTGCGGGGATCTCAGATTCTCTTAAGTGAGAATTTAGTATTTCAAAGATAGTATTTGGTGCTAGgacttctctttgttcttcttggAGGCAGTTCTATAACTTTATTTGACATTCAGCAGTTAATTCTCATCCACATTGACCGTCTGTAGATTTTTGAATGTGGTAACAGGCATGTAAGTTACCAGTATGTAGAGCTTATTTGGTGAATCCTCATCCTCATTATGCTTTCTGGACAAACGTACTCGGATGTGGTACGGAACATTCCTTATTCCTTTGGCCCAGATGGCTTTATTGAGCCTGGTGTCTATGTGCACATCTGGAGTCCCCATCTCCTTCATGGCAAATTTCCGAATTTCTTTGAGTGTCCGAGGAGCACGCTTCTTGAAGCCCACTCCATGGATGCGCTTGTGAATGTTGATGGTGTATTCTCGGGTCACCACCTCATTGATGGCAGAACAACCCTTCTTCTTCTCGCCACCCTTCTTTGCTGGAGCCATTCTGCCGGGCCCAAGTTGGAAAggcttctctttgttcttaaCACTCCTAGATCCTCCTAGCAGACAGGGTAGGGAACACAtatgggtgtatgcatgtgtgctaaTGTATACTGATACATGCACAAATGCATCTGTTTAATGGGCCATATGTCCCTCTAAAATGAATATACAGGAGACTGGGCCTTGGAGGAGGTGACTAATGGTTGGTTTGGCCACTGGGCTGGTGTCTCCATGAATAGCCTTATAAGAGAAGcagaggtggagagatggctcagggagtacatactgatcttgcagaggacctggcttcaatgcccagcacccacatcgtgtgactcacaactgcctgtaattctaacCCCAGGAGATTTTCCAGCCTCTTCTGGATCTcccaatgcatgcacacacacccatacacgtatgctcacacactcacatacacttacaaacatgcacacacacacagactcctacccacatacacatatgcgcATAGATTTAAAAATCGTTAAAACCTTGAAAACAAGAAGAACAGACATCAGAACGTGCTCTTTGTATATACCATTTAAGAACACAGCAAGAGGACGATCATCCACAAACTAGGGAATGGCCCTCAGCACGAACCAACTTAGCTAACAACCTGGTCTTGGACCCTGTAGCCTCCAGAGCTATAGGAAACACACGTCTGTCCTGTAAGCAACAAAATCTGCACTTTTTGTCACAGCAGCCGGAAATGACTAAAAGAATAtctatatttgtttatttatgatttcacACAGATGTGCACTTAAAACCCACACTCATTTCTGCATCTGATTATATGTTGGCAATCAAGGGTGCACACCTCTGACACCAACCAGCAGGCCTACCCCAGCCTCCCTCCTTTCCAGACTTAAGACTCTTATCTCCAACAACGAAACCACCAACCTCCACTGTTTCAATGTACGACGACTTTCGATGTTTCCTGGCTTTCACAGGGGCAGTGGCGTTGTATAAAACCCATCACTGAATGGAAAATATCCTAAGCTAAAATGCATTTAATACCCCTCCCCTCGTAAACATTGGCCTTAACATATCCTGAGCCCAGGAAAAGATCCAGACTCAGAACATGGAGTTCGCAGGTCAACTGAGGGCATGCTGCTTCCGTGACAGTTCTGAGTTGACGAAGTTTAAGTGGAAACTCAGAAGTCAGAACTCAGAGACCGCCTTGCTTATTGATCTGTCAAACCCTCTGTGTACAAGTAACAGCTCACCTCTGTTGTCCTGAAGTGAGTAGTGTTGGGCTACTCTCGTGCTGGACTGCTGATGTGCTGGGTCACCTGCCTCACCTTGCTGGGGCCTCTAAAACCTCTGGCCGGTTGCCCCTGTCATACACGCCTAGGATCTTCCATTCAAGGAAgcacctcttccttcccccaaCCCATCCTTCCCTCTGCTTAACCGCCCTCTTTGAGTCCTGCTCTACACTCTAAGCTACCAACTCTTTCTCCATAGCCCCATGCCTGGCTCTGCCCTTCTGCGAACCAATTTAGAACTAAATTGGCGATAGGAGCAAGAAAAGAAAGTTCGGTATGCACGTTTCTCCCAGAAGCGATACAAAATAACTAGGAGACACTGGGAAATACAGCTGAGCAAAGAATCAGCTCAAAATCTCCATTGCTCCACCTAGAGCAAACCATGACTGTCACTTTCCCTATAGACGAAGCAAACAAACGGGTGATGGGGAAAGCTACTAGTTTTGCTGCAAGAGGACTATGAGCTGAGGTTGGAAAGTTCAAAGGTCACatttccttccacccactctcaGACGCTGCATCTGTGCCTGCCCTGCTAGCTTCTGCATGCATTATATGCATTCTCTGTATAACTGGACTTTTGCCTGTCTCATGTATTTCCTGTAAGCATCGCTTTGTTTGACAACAGATAAGCTTCCTACCTGTTTCTATACTTAGGTCCTTCCATGGTGTCATTCTAGGTGACCTCATAGCTTCCCGTCGTGTGCGTGTTTAATCTATACAATCTGTTGTTGGCCGAGTGCCATTTTCACTTTTATAAATCATCAACCTTGAGCCCTACCATGCCAAGGGGGCCCCAGAAGCCGTTCAGTGTGGTAAAGCACGTCAGCCACCTTACTTGGCTGGTAAACTAGGTCGACCCATCTTCGGCTATGTGTCATTGGCTGAAACAGTCAGGGTTTGTTCTGTTCGCTGAGAAATACTCTGGGAAGAGGTGGCTAAACCAGGGTTCTGAACCTGAGTCTACACGGTGTGACTGAGGCCCTCGTCTGGGTCCTAGAACCCCTCGTTCTCCTAGGGATCAAGAAAGAATCAAACGGTTTctggaatttgtttttcttttggattcCTGCCAAGTTGGTTGGCACCCCCTGCTCTGACTCCccgagccccacccccacccctagcaGGGCCAAATCAGTACTTTGTCTGGATCCCTGGACTAACAGGTGAGAATTCAAGCCGCTTGTACAGTCATGGACGTGGCAGAGGGAAGGTGTGTGGGACAGCCTCCGGAATGCCTAGTGTTTTCTTCCAGACAGATGTGGACCACACAGAAGAAAAGTCTTAGGGGACGATTTGGGATGTATACTCAATGGGTGTatatgggtgggggaggggggatccCAGAAGCAGGAAGCCAGAGGGCACAGCGTCTCCATGATGCTTAGGGAAGACCTCCAGGATAATGTGTATCACCTCAATCAAGTCAAGAGACTGAAAGGAAGAATCTCTCAAGATGGCAGTGGAATAGGGACCTCCCAGCAGCACCGTGAGAACTCAGCTCCTCCGTCTGTTGAGAGGAGTGAGCTGAGGCCAGCAACAGGAGTTCAGTGCTTGTCCTTTGCCACCCACACTCCCTGACCAAGCAGACTCATCAGGGAAGAATTGGGAAGTAGGAAGAGAAGAGCATGCGGCCAGGCTGAGAAGCCAGCCATTGGTCCTTCCACCTCATCCGTGAGCCGGACATAGACCTGGTAGGATATGGGAGACTAGATGCAAAACCAGGTGCATGgttcttctggttttgttttttgcttttttttaaaggtttatttattttatgtacaagaatacactgtagctatcttcagacacaccagaagaggacatcagatcccatgtgagccaccgtgtggttgctgggaattgaactcaggacctctggaagagcagtcagtgctcttaaccgctgagccatctctccagctcttagtttttttgtttttcttcatcttgGGCTATTTTATTTGATTGAGACAGAGTCCCATTACGTGGTGCTGGCTGGCCTGgggtagactaggctggcctcgaactcacaatgctatgtctgcctcagcctctagaatGCTGGGATCTAAAGCTTGGACCATCATGCCTCCAAGGCCTGGCCATTTTAAATTGCAGAATTGTGTCTGTGACCTCAGCCTATTCCCCAAGATGAAGTCATGGATCTGACACCAGGATCCATGGTCATGGAGTTGTCACTCAGGTGTGGGGAGATTTATGTCCTGGGGAGTTCCCAGGGATGTGAGAAACAGCAGTGGGCTGACAGCTTCTAAGCGGTTGTCAGTACAGCCTTTCTTCTTAGAGTCAACATGGAGTGAGCATGGGGATTGTGCTTCTCTCCTGGTTGAGCCTGCAGGCCTGGTTAAGCCTTAGTTAGCTCAGTGACCGGGAGGGCCAAGCTCATCTGCACCCAGCCTTTTCTCTGCTGGCCTCACAGCAACAGTGTTTCCCAACCTGCTCACACCCTGGCAATCTTATACCCTATCTGGGTATAAGATCTAGGCTGTGCATCCTAGCTCACCCAAGATGGCTGCCCCAGATCTAGGCTGTGCAACCTAGTTCGTCCAAGCACATAGTTGCAGGCGCTGCTCATTCTGTCCTTAttacacagagagaaggaagtcCCTCCACAAGACCAACCTGTGACCTTGGGCCAGAGCTGGGTCACATAACCACCCTACCCTGCAACGCACCTCCTGAACATTTTCACTTCCTTATTTCCTAAGACACTTCTGAGACACTATAAACTAAAATAACGTCTCCACCCATGAACTGATCCCAATGAGATCACCAATTACCTAACTGCCCAAGTGGGTGCAGTGTTTCACAGCCTCTGTGTACCTTGATTTCTAAATCAGTACATGCTACTGGCTTCTTCTTGCCCCTTGAGGGAGCTTCCTTTCTGGGTCTCCTACCTCTCtatctttcttcagagttctATAATTCCCTCATCTCCATTActctgtgggggggggagggaggagggggcagaaataaacattaaatattattCTCATCTTATCTTtgtcatcatcttcttcttctcttcctcttctcttcctcttctcttcctctatttccctcatcatcatccatcatccatccgtcgttgtcgtcgtcatcatcatcgtcgtcgtcgtcgttgtcattgtcgtcgtcgtcgtcatcatcgtcgtcgtcgtcgtcatcatcatcatcatcatcatcatcacggttttttgagacagggtttctctatgtagccctggctgtcctggaactcaactttgtagaccagactagcctccaACTTAAAAggagcctgcttctgcctcccaagtactgacttacttttatttttgagacaagttccgTCGCTGAAGCTGGAACTATTACACTAGACTGGCCATCCCCTGGGCTTCTGGGATCTGTCCTTGCGCTTGGGTCACAGAAGCATGATGCCATGTCCagcttctgtgtgtgttctggggattcGGACTCAGGTCCTACGGCTTGCACGAAATGTACTTTTCCAAGCGAGAGCCCCTCTAACTCCCCGCCCTTGCTCTCTATACGAGCTCTTCTTGCATCAGCAGCAGCCTGGGTGACAGATAGCCAAACATAAATGCATCATTAGCACTGATCTCTTTTCTCTAGGGTCAATGTAGCCACGGCTAACCTGGAACTCcatgtgtaggccaggctgactggtgcctagcctggaactcacagagatccctttgcctctgcctcctgaatgttgggctTAAAGGCGTGTGCAGTTACTTAactccacacttttttttttaaagatttattcatttattatatataagtccactgtaactgtcttcagatacaccagacaagggcatcaaatctctttacagatggttgtgagccaccatgtggttgctgggaattgaactcaggacctctggaagagcagacagtgctcttaaccactgagccatctctccagcccttaactcCATACTTTTAATATCGGTGTAATATCCCTGTATGAATAGAGCCTTAGAAGTGAAAACATCTAGGTCTTTCCTCTTACCCTGAATCTGGTCTTTGTGAACACCTCCGCCTATCTGGACCGGAAGTTGGAGTCCCCACCATTGCCCCCGTCAGACCTCCATCTATCTGGACCGGAAATTGGAGTCCTCACCATTGCCCCCGTCAGACCTCCATCTATCTGGACCGGAAGTTGGAGCCCTCACCATTGCCCCCATCAGACCTCCGCCTATCTGGACCGGAAGTTGGAGTCCTGACCATTGTCCCCGTCAGACCTCCACTTATCTGGGTCGGAAGTTGGAGCCCTCACCATTGCCACCATCAGACCTGGTCAGTTCTACCTTCTAATTACATCTCAGAGTGGCCAGTCACCATCTTAGCTACACTACATCTGCCCTGTTTCCACTCTCTCTTGAATGGTTCCAAAGCACTGCCTGTTCCGTTTTGCTCCTCTTTGTGTGTGAGTATAATGCTAGCCACTCTGCCACCGAGAGGTGACAAGTGTcagggctaaaaaaaaaaaaacccacatgccAGGGATGGCAGTGGAAAGACCGACAGAAGCCGCTTCCCTGTCAGCTCCATAGAGCAGCCGAATCAGTGCTGCCAATCACCTGCCTGTGTCATGATGAGGTCACAGAAACGTCTGTCCTACATAAGCCCTGGCTAATTGCATCACAAACCATCCACTGCTGAAGGGATGAAGGAGAAAACAAGATGGACAAATCAATGGCATGTTGATGCGTCCATCTTGAGGCAGCTATTTTAGTGCAAGGGACATATTTTAGGGGTAAAGgcaaattattaattatttaacatttttcttgTCGCTGCCTATGACATGTTCAACTGATATTATGCCCATCTGTTTGAACAAAAAGATCCATCTTCCTTTGCCTTTTTCGATTGTTACTGCTGTCTTATCATTGTCATTATGAATTATTATTAGTagtactattattattatatgtgcTGGGACATGTTAAACAAGTGCCTACATCCCAAACTTATTTGAAGTGCTTCAAATAATTTTACAGGAGATGTCTTCCACCTCCAAGTCAAAAGTGCCTATCTGCCACAGGTCCCTGTAGCCTCACGGCCTGTTTTGAGTAAAGGTGTGGGAGGAAGGGCTCTGTGGGGTAGAAAAGGGGAGCAGGTGTCCAGTGCCCCCGAGTATGCACAGCCTCCATCCTGAGTGTGGGTGTTATAACATAAGCAGGATTCAGAGAATAAATGGTTAAATGATAGGTCACACGTAAAATATGACGAGGATGGGGGGACAAGGgaccttctttctctcttggaGGCAGTTAACTGGTATTTTCAGGTCTCCATTCCACCCACCCCTACCTTCAGAGACCTGCTAGAAGTCCTACTCAAGGCCTGTGGAACCCTTAATTGGTTGCCCCATCACCTAAGAAGCATGACAGACTCCACCTGCCAAGGTTCAAAGTCCAGGGCGTGGGCATGATAATGGGGTTAGAAAGATCTCGAGGGCTTGGCTGGAAGCTGCCTGTGTTTCTAATGTCTGGCTGCTAGCCACTGACAAAGGAGGCAGAAAGCCAAGGTTTAGACAAGGGAGAGGCTGGAGGTCCTGGAGGCCGATGTGAGCGTGACAGGGTCCTTCGAAAGTACTCCACCTATGTGTGTTAAGATGTATAGGCTGATTTGAGTCCAACTTGTGGCAGTCCTATAGGATCCTGGTGATCATTGAGAAAGCTCAATGATCAAGGTTTGGAAAGAAGAATTGAGCCTCCATCACCAAGAACAAAACTCTGGAACCGACTACCCGGAATCTCCCGATTAATAACCACGAGACAACCCAAAGATATTCTTCCGTCCATCTTTATCCAAGCTGCCCCAAGATGCG
This window contains:
- the LOC120093557 gene encoding large ribosomal subunit protein eL31-like, giving the protein MCSLPCLLGGSRSVKNKEKPFQLGPGRMAPAKKGGEKKKGCSAINEVVTREYTINIHKRIHGVGFKKRAPRTLKEIRKFAMKEMGTPDVHIDTRLNKAIWAKGIRNVPYHIRVRLSRKHNEDEDSPNKLYILVTYMPVTTFKNLQTVNVDEN